A stretch of Henckelia pumila isolate YLH828 chromosome 4, ASM3356847v2, whole genome shotgun sequence DNA encodes these proteins:
- the LOC140860339 gene encoding omega-3 fatty acid desaturase, chloroplastic-like — MAGWVLSECGLRPLPRIYPKPRTGRDQPPLNPSLSKLRFLRADSGNGSSPSCLFSGIGKERGWGLKVSAPFRVLEVEEEIEGRDGILNGGEEFFDPASPPPFKLSDIKNAIPKHCWVKDPLKSMSYVVRDVAVVFGLAAVAAYFNNWVVWPLYWLAQGTMFWALFVLGHDCGHGSFSNNPKLNSVVGHLLHSSILVPYHGWRISHRTHHQNHGHVENDESWHPLPEKTYRGLDIVTRILRFTLPFPLLAYPIYLWSRSPGKKGSHFDPNSDLFVKNEKEDVTTSTICWTAMAALLVGLSIVMGPLQLLKLYGVPYLGFVMWLDLVTYLHHHGHEDALPWYRGKEWSYLRGGLTTLDRDYGWINNIHHDIGTHVIHHLFPQIPHYHLIEATEAAKPVFGNYYREPKKSGPLPLHLLGILLNSMKKDHYVSDTGDIVYYQTDPQLNRPQTS, encoded by the exons ATGGCTGGCTGGGTTTTATCAGAATGTGGTTTGAGGCCGCTTCCAAGAATTTATCCTAAACCAAGAACTGGCCGTGACCAGCCTCCCTTGAATCCCAGTCTCTCCAAGCTGAGATTTTTACGGGCAGATAGTGGAAATGGTTCCTCCCCATCTTGTTTGTTTAGTGGGATTGGTAAAGAGAGGGGTTGGGGTTTGAAAGTGAGTGCCCCATTTAGAGTTCTggaagttgaagaagagattgaggGAAGGGATGGAATATTGAACGGCGGTGAGGAGTTTTTTGACCCTGCTTCTCCACCTCCATTTAAGTTATCTGATATTAAGAATGCAATTCCGAAGCATTGTTGGGTTAAGGATCCAttgaaatccatgagctatGTTGTGAGAGATGTAGCTGTGGTTTTTGGATTGGCTGCTGTGGCGGCTTATTTTAACAATTGGGTGGTTTGGCCTCTGTATTGGCTTGCTCAGGGGACCATGTTTTGGGCTCTCTTTGTTCTTGGACATGACTG TGGCCATGGAAGTTTTTCGAATAATCCCAAGTTGAATAGTGTCGTCGGTCATCTTCTTCATTCTTCGATCTTGGTTCCCTACCATGGATG GAGAATTAGTCACAGGACTCATCATCAGAACCATGGACATGTGGAGAATGATGAATCTTGGCACCCT TTGCCTGAGAAGACATACAGGGGTTTGGATATTGTTACCAGGATATTGAGGTTCACATTGCCTTTCCCCTTGCTAGCATATCCCATTTATTTG TGGAGCAGGAGTCCTGGGAAAAAAGGCTCTCATTTTGACCCTAACAGTGATTTGTTCGTTAAGAATGAGAAAGAAGACGTAACAACCTCGACAATTTGTTGGACTGCAATGGCTGCATTGCTTGTAGGATTATCGATTGTAATGGGTCCTTTGCAGTTGCTCAAACTCTATGGTGTACCATACCTG GGCTTTGTTATGTGGCTTGACTTGGTTACCTACTTGCATCACCATGGCCACGAGGATGCGCTTCCTTGGTACCGCGGAAAG GAATGGAGTTATCTGCGAGGGGGTCTCACGACTCTTGATCGTGATTATGGATGGATAAACAACATCCACCATGACATAGGGACTCATGTTATACATCACCTCTTCCCTCAAATCccgcactatcatttgatagaAGCA ACAGAAGCAGCTAAGCCGGTATTCGGAAACTATTACAGAGAGCCTAAAAAATCCGGCCCTCTTCCACTTCACTTGCTGGGAATCCTCTTAAATAGCATGAAAAAAGACCACTACGTAAGTGACACCGGTGATATAGTGTATTACCAGACCGATCCTCAACTCAACAGGCCTCAAACATCGTGA